A single region of the Salipaludibacillus sp. LMS25 genome encodes:
- a CDS encoding ImmA/IrrE family metallo-endopeptidase yields MKYIHTHREDYVMAFYKKLNILQPRDIIPDDIARSLHIFIKYHDKPSNFQCIGRYKAIMLQQGLTKEEERLHFFHELGHLLRHSGSQLFMPNEFIELQEWDANHFQFYAAMPWHMMRTFDFQSSNIVEDLSESFKVPPAFAEKKLAFVLHKTREYHAHLNYAYYYKTVHPSEEQLIADKQAYYEKQND; encoded by the coding sequence ATGAAATATATCCATACACACAGAGAAGACTATGTGATGGCTTTTTATAAAAAGTTAAACATTTTACAACCACGTGATATTATTCCTGATGATATTGCCCGATCATTGCACATTTTTATAAAATATCACGATAAGCCATCTAACTTTCAATGTATAGGTAGGTACAAAGCCATCATGTTGCAGCAGGGGCTTACAAAGGAAGAAGAACGGCTACATTTTTTCCATGAATTAGGTCATTTGTTAAGGCATTCTGGTTCACAACTTTTTATGCCAAATGAATTTATAGAGTTACAAGAATGGGATGCAAACCATTTCCAATTTTATGCCGCTATGCCATGGCACATGATGCGCACTTTTGATTTTCAGAGTAGTAACATTGTGGAGGACTTGAGTGAGTCATTTAAAGTCCCTCCTGCTTTTGCAGAAAAAAAATTAGCTTTTGTTCTTCATAAAACGCGAGAATATCATGCCCATTTGAATTACGCCTATTATTATAAAACCGTCCACCCTTCAGAAGAACAGTTAATTGCCGATAAACAGGCTTACTATGAAAAACAAAACGACTAA
- a CDS encoding flagellin translates to MLRHIGMMQRFTLRYMTFHQGQVLKHMEKLSSGQRINRAADDAAGLTISEKMRAQIGGGQQAQRNVLDGVSLVRTAEGSLQEHHAILHRLRELSVQSANGTYSAEERTSMQLEVDQLIDEMSALRERTEYNKKSLLKGGTATLQIGANRKQSLILQLPDTHVSNLGISDMNVLTPEGASTAISLLDIAIMALSRDRSRLGAYENRLGHTYRHLTNYDLTLTAAESRIRDADMAKELMGMVKHRVLNQAGTAMFLHTHQQKNLVLRLLRD, encoded by the coding sequence ATGTTAAGACATATTGGTATGATGCAGCGATTTACATTAAGATACATGACTTTTCACCAAGGTCAAGTACTAAAACATATGGAAAAGTTATCATCGGGACAACGAATTAATCGAGCTGCTGATGATGCCGCTGGATTAACGATCTCAGAAAAAATGCGAGCTCAAATTGGAGGGGGGCAACAGGCACAGCGAAATGTGCTTGACGGTGTGTCATTAGTTAGAACAGCAGAGGGCTCACTTCAGGAACACCATGCAATTCTTCACCGATTGCGAGAGCTGAGTGTACAATCAGCTAATGGCACATATTCTGCTGAAGAAAGAACCTCTATGCAACTGGAGGTAGATCAGCTAATCGATGAAATGAGTGCTTTAAGAGAACGCACAGAGTATAATAAAAAATCGCTTCTTAAAGGTGGGACTGCCACATTGCAGATCGGGGCTAACAGAAAACAATCATTAATACTTCAGTTACCTGACACTCATGTGAGCAACCTTGGCATTAGTGATATGAATGTCTTAACACCAGAAGGAGCAAGCACCGCTATCTCGCTTCTCGATATCGCTATAATGGCATTATCGCGTGACCGGTCACGACTTGGTGCCTATGAAAATCGTTTAGGTCATACTTATCGTCATTTAACGAATTATGACCTGACGCTGACAGCAGCAGAGTCTCGAATTAGGGACGCAGATATGGCTAAAGAGTTGATGGGGATGGTCAAACATCGCGTTCTTAATCAAGCCGGTACGGCGATGTTTCTTCATACTCATCAGCAAAAAAATCTCGTTTTACGATTATTGCGAGATTAA
- a CDS encoding ThiF family adenylyltransferase, protein MSRRYSRQVFFEPIGEQGQDKLKDRHVLCVGLGALGSINAENLVRSGVGELTIVDRDYVEISNLQRQSLYDEKDVANRLPKAIAAKQRLELINSEVTINAHVSDVGVEELKELIVGVDLIIDSCDNFDTRFIINDTAIKYNIPWIYGACVGSYGLSFTFIPDVTPCLNCILDSLKLGGATCDTHGIINSVVHMVTAYQTTEALKLLVGDHSAYRSTLASFDLWKNEHSYLQVDNLKKESCASCGKKRVYPYLNYHSQTKVAVLCGRNTVQIRPTVTVERNFNDSERILVMWGGNVSKNRHLLFCSLGKFRLVLFKDGRVLIHGTSSLLEAKTLYYQLLG, encoded by the coding sequence ATGTCAAGGCGTTATTCAAGACAGGTTTTTTTTGAACCGATTGGTGAGCAAGGTCAAGATAAATTAAAAGACAGGCATGTTTTGTGTGTTGGCCTTGGCGCATTAGGAAGTATCAATGCGGAAAATCTCGTGAGGAGCGGGGTTGGGGAGTTGACAATTGTCGACCGTGATTACGTAGAGATAAGTAATCTTCAACGGCAATCTCTTTATGATGAAAAAGATGTAGCTAATAGATTACCTAAAGCTATTGCTGCAAAACAGAGATTAGAATTAATCAATTCTGAGGTGACCATTAATGCTCATGTTTCAGATGTTGGGGTAGAAGAATTAAAGGAGTTAATCGTAGGTGTTGATTTAATTATTGATAGCTGTGACAATTTTGATACTCGCTTTATTATTAATGATACGGCGATTAAGTACAATATTCCTTGGATTTATGGTGCATGTGTTGGAAGCTATGGGTTAAGCTTTACTTTTATTCCTGATGTTACTCCTTGTTTAAATTGTATACTTGATTCTCTTAAATTAGGAGGTGCTACTTGTGACACCCATGGGATTATCAACTCAGTGGTCCACATGGTAACGGCTTATCAAACAACAGAAGCCCTTAAACTATTAGTTGGTGATCATTCTGCTTATAGATCTACTCTGGCTTCGTTTGATTTGTGGAAAAATGAGCATTCGTATTTACAAGTTGATAACCTAAAGAAAGAGTCATGTGCTTCTTGTGGGAAGAAACGTGTTTATCCTTATTTAAACTATCATTCTCAAACGAAAGTGGCAGTATTGTGTGGAAGAAATACGGTGCAAATTCGACCCACAGTTACAGTTGAACGTAATTTCAATGACAGTGAACGCATATTAGTGATGTGGGGAGGCAATGTCTCGAAGAATCGACACTTACTTTTCTGCTCATTAGGCAAATTTCGTTTAGTTCTTTTTAAGGATGGAAGGGTACTTATCCATGGTACCTCATCATTATTAGAAGCGAAGACGCTTTATTATCAATTATTAGGTTAA
- a CDS encoding helix-turn-helix domain-containing protein, which yields MKVKQIKAIKATLDIVCGKWKAAILLVLVDKTLRFSEIKASLPKINHQTLIKQLKDLERDGLITRTKYDHIPPKVEYTLTEYGKELEQLLNDMMDWGEKHLELKDKKYVDDDILVKEES from the coding sequence ATGAAAGTAAAACAGATTAAAGCAATTAAAGCAACACTAGATATTGTGTGTGGAAAATGGAAGGCTGCAATCCTTCTCGTCTTAGTGGACAAAACTTTACGTTTCAGTGAAATTAAAGCTAGTTTGCCTAAGATTAATCATCAAACACTTATTAAACAATTAAAAGACTTAGAAAGAGATGGTTTGATTACGAGAACAAAATATGATCACATCCCCCCGAAAGTAGAATACACGCTAACTGAATACGGTAAAGAGTTGGAACAGCTCTTGAATGATATGATGGATTGGGGTGAAAAACATCTGGAATTAAAAGACAAAAAATATGTTGATGACGATATTCTCGTGAAAGAAGAGTCATAA
- the dapF gene encoding diaminopimelate epimerase — translation MKLDILKCHGSGNDFIIIDEMAHDDAFSEQQRIMISKELAGKDYLIGSDGILFVQKSTSGDATMRMFNTDGSEAEMCGNGLRCVARYVGEKLGRESMVIETMKANLEVAKVEDIFPNNPTYEVAIEPVSLKPKTIPLISDDTDHINKPIKGLPEHLTFTALSVPNPHIVALVDDVDEKEIEAVGKEANDLKNILPNGVNVSFLKKVGDSKIFVQTYERGVGLTNACGTAMSASSLVSCLLGLNTFNEKILVLNRGGMVQCLVQKDDEGQFYIKLRGNATYEYSATVDFDFTAPESSEVSDMTHYEDETANYAALAKAAKNVI, via the coding sequence ATGAAATTAGACATTTTAAAATGCCATGGTTCTGGAAATGATTTTATCATTATTGATGAAATGGCGCATGATGATGCGTTCTCTGAACAACAACGAATTATGATTTCTAAAGAATTAGCAGGTAAAGATTATCTCATTGGATCTGATGGGATTTTGTTCGTTCAAAAAAGTACGTCTGGAGATGCCACGATGCGTATGTTTAATACGGATGGTTCCGAAGCAGAAATGTGTGGAAATGGCTTAAGATGTGTAGCGCGTTACGTAGGGGAGAAGCTCGGTCGCGAGAGCATGGTGATTGAAACAATGAAAGCAAACCTTGAAGTGGCGAAAGTTGAAGATATATTCCCTAATAATCCAACGTATGAAGTAGCGATAGAGCCAGTATCATTAAAGCCCAAAACGATCCCACTAATATCAGACGATACGGATCATATAAACAAACCGATTAAAGGGTTGCCTGAACATTTAACTTTTACGGCTTTAAGTGTACCCAATCCACACATTGTGGCACTTGTAGACGATGTGGATGAGAAAGAAATTGAGGCTGTCGGAAAGGAAGCAAATGACCTAAAGAATATTCTTCCAAACGGCGTCAATGTTAGTTTTCTAAAAAAGGTAGGCGACTCTAAAATTTTCGTGCAGACATATGAGCGTGGTGTTGGCTTAACGAATGCTTGTGGTACCGCTATGTCTGCTTCAAGCCTTGTATCGTGTTTGCTCGGACTAAATACATTTAATGAAAAGATTCTCGTATTAAATCGTGGCGGTATGGTCCAATGCCTTGTTCAGAAAGATGATGAAGGTCAGTTCTATATTAAATTACGTGGCAATGCTACGTATGAGTATTCAGCTACAGTAGATTTTGATTTCACAGCTCCTGAAAGCTCAGAGGTGAGTGACATGACTCATTACGAAGACGAAACAGCCAACTATGCTGCTCTTGCAAAGGCAGCAAAGAATGTGATTTAA
- the thiH gene encoding 2-iminoacetate synthase ThiH, with product MSFYERLQDIKALPSTEYLASITPSEVQIVLNKSRINEYDYLKLLSPAADAFLEVMAQKAHHLTVQHFGKTMLLFLPLYLSDHCVNICKYCSFSVDNSFPRRRLTMDEIRKEAEIISNRGIQHIILLSGESRNHSSVEYLIESMSVLKEYFASISIEIQPMDTIDYQKLVKAGIDGVTVYQEVYNEKVYSDIHTAGPKRDFRYRLETPERAAAAGMRTVNIGALLGLDEWRKECFIAGLHAAYLQHTFPETEVSLSFPRLRPHAGNYKPNVTVTDKQLVQAIVAARLFLPRAGITLSTRERANFRNNLIPLGITKMSAASSTVVGGYSDPDVTQSQFDISDERSVEEVKEHLHQANYSPVMKDWQLI from the coding sequence GTGAGCTTTTATGAGAGGCTACAAGACATCAAAGCATTACCTAGCACTGAGTATCTTGCATCAATAACTCCCAGTGAAGTTCAGATAGTTTTAAATAAATCAAGGATAAATGAATACGATTATCTAAAACTTCTGTCCCCAGCAGCGGACGCTTTTTTAGAAGTTATGGCTCAAAAAGCTCATCACTTAACTGTCCAGCATTTTGGTAAAACGATGCTACTTTTTCTACCATTATATTTATCTGATCACTGTGTGAATATTTGTAAGTATTGCAGCTTTAGTGTAGATAATTCTTTTCCTCGAAGACGACTAACGATGGATGAAATAAGAAAAGAAGCAGAGATCATCTCCAATAGGGGGATTCAACACATTATTTTATTATCTGGTGAGTCTAGAAATCACTCTTCAGTAGAGTATTTAATAGAAAGTATGTCAGTATTAAAAGAATATTTTGCGTCTATCTCTATTGAAATCCAACCGATGGACACGATAGATTATCAGAAATTAGTGAAAGCAGGGATAGATGGTGTCACCGTCTATCAGGAAGTATATAATGAGAAAGTTTACAGTGACATTCACACAGCTGGACCGAAAAGGGACTTCCGCTATCGTTTGGAAACACCTGAACGGGCAGCAGCTGCAGGTATGAGAACAGTCAATATTGGTGCATTACTAGGGCTTGATGAGTGGCGAAAAGAATGCTTTATAGCAGGCCTTCATGCAGCATATTTACAACATACCTTCCCTGAAACGGAAGTAAGTCTCTCATTTCCACGGCTACGTCCTCATGCAGGAAATTATAAGCCTAATGTGACAGTCACCGATAAACAGTTAGTTCAAGCGATTGTTGCAGCACGTTTATTTTTACCGAGAGCAGGCATTACTCTTTCTACAAGAGAGCGAGCAAATTTTCGTAATAATTTGATTCCACTTGGAATTACGAAAATGTCAGCAGCGTCATCGACAGTTGTAGGGGGATATTCTGACCCTGATGTAACCCAAAGCCAATTTGATATTTCAGATGAACGGTCTGTGGAAGAAGTAAAAGAACACTTGCATCAAGCTAATTATTCCCCAGTTATGAAAGACTGGCAGTTAATATGA
- a CDS encoding STAS domain-containing protein, with the protein MDKYEQEMLQSVADYLTKHETDLIYQMMTEENLLQHQNKEQLRLVFTRFIYRFKRCLTQPMTRQKHEEVVGLLVEELEKSVYPTVVIDGIYSMAKIIRLSLQIELKETSRLTTYDILHIYERLNSEINYAVKEVFDAYACISTSKENKYITKLNELSLPIINVTDKIAVCPLIGGIDETRGRQLIRNTLEQCKLRRLNKVIVDMSGVPRIDDLVARYINYMAKALSLIGVTITLTGFRSNVAITAIMQDVTFKRVKIYANVQQALKHMTIIS; encoded by the coding sequence ATGGACAAATATGAGCAAGAAATGCTGCAATCCGTTGCTGATTACTTGACGAAACATGAAACGGATTTAATCTATCAAATGATGACTGAAGAAAATTTGCTTCAACATCAAAATAAAGAACAGCTTAGACTGGTTTTTACTCGTTTTATTTATCGCTTTAAGCGCTGCTTAACACAGCCTATGACACGACAAAAGCATGAAGAAGTCGTTGGGTTGTTAGTGGAAGAACTAGAAAAGAGTGTCTATCCCACAGTCGTTATTGACGGCATCTATAGTATGGCAAAAATAATAAGATTGAGCTTACAAATAGAACTAAAAGAAACTAGTCGTTTAACTACGTATGATATACTACATATCTACGAACGATTGAATAGTGAAATTAACTATGCTGTGAAAGAAGTATTTGATGCCTATGCGTGTATATCTACTTCAAAAGAAAATAAATACATAACCAAGCTTAATGAGCTTTCATTGCCAATTATTAATGTGACTGATAAAATTGCCGTTTGCCCGTTGATAGGTGGAATTGATGAAACGCGTGGTCGACAACTTATCCGAAACACGCTCGAGCAGTGTAAACTTAGACGTTTAAATAAAGTGATAGTTGACATGTCAGGTGTACCTAGAATTGATGATCTTGTGGCACGTTATATTAATTATATGGCGAAAGCATTAAGCTTAATTGGTGTTACTATTACCCTCACAGGCTTCCGTTCAAACGTTGCTATAACCGCGATCATGCAAGATGTTACATTTAAACGAGTTAAAATCTATGCGAATGTCCAACAAGCACTTAAGCATATGACTATAATTTCATAA
- a CDS encoding metal ABC transporter substrate-binding protein, producing MKKIVSTFMVSLSTALFLTACGGDENNEDGNQDNASAEEGIYVTASFSVLADMIEHVLGDRGTVDYIVPIGEEPHEYEPVPNDFRNVNDADVFYVNGLGLEEWLERVVDNASDTEVVSLSDGVDPIPLVGEDEADPHAWLSPKNAPYYVENIVEDLIERDPEGEEEYRANAEAFLAEVEELDTWIEEQVDNIDEAHRTIVISENAFKYFGEDYGFATEGIWEINSHEEGTSGQMNRVIDILREEGIPAVFVETTVDKRYMETVSENSGVEIAGEVYTDAVGTEGTGAETYIEMMRHNAETFVDGLTAD from the coding sequence ATGAAAAAAATAGTATCTACTTTCATGGTATCTCTATCAACAGCGTTATTTTTAACAGCGTGTGGGGGGGATGAGAATAATGAGGATGGAAACCAAGATAATGCCTCAGCCGAGGAAGGGATTTATGTAACGGCAAGCTTTTCTGTGCTTGCGGACATGATCGAACACGTGCTTGGAGATCGTGGAACAGTGGATTATATTGTCCCAATTGGGGAAGAACCTCATGAGTATGAACCTGTACCTAATGATTTTCGTAATGTGAATGATGCAGATGTTTTCTATGTTAATGGACTTGGACTAGAAGAGTGGCTGGAGCGTGTTGTTGATAATGCATCAGATACGGAAGTTGTTTCTTTATCTGATGGCGTGGATCCAATTCCTCTAGTAGGAGAGGATGAAGCTGATCCACACGCTTGGTTAAGTCCAAAAAACGCCCCTTATTACGTGGAAAATATCGTAGAGGACTTAATTGAAAGAGATCCAGAAGGGGAGGAAGAGTATCGTGCTAATGCTGAGGCATTCCTCGCCGAAGTAGAGGAATTAGATACTTGGATTGAAGAACAAGTTGACAATATTGATGAAGCTCATCGAACGATCGTGATTAGTGAGAATGCCTTTAAGTATTTTGGGGAAGATTATGGTTTTGCTACAGAAGGTATATGGGAAATCAACTCCCATGAAGAGGGGACATCTGGTCAAATGAATCGTGTTATAGATATTTTACGAGAAGAAGGCATCCCTGCCGTGTTTGTTGAGACGACAGTTGACAAACGATATATGGAAACTGTCTCAGAAAATTCAGGGGTAGAAATCGCTGGCGAAGTGTATACTGACGCTGTAGGAACAGAAGGAACTGGAGCAGAAACTTATATAGAGATGATGAGGCACAATGCTGAAACGTTCGTGGATGGTTTAACGGCGGATTGA
- a CDS encoding helix-turn-helix domain-containing protein, giving the protein MDNVLGKRLRLQREKYQLTQKKAAAIFGLTNFQLSRYESGQSNPDPDIIAKFAEYYDVSTDYLLGRTNIPTNESYDPLEDLKQYMIDNQLEDMDLGFYDIDQMKKLNRDQIQELKDHFDWVVAKAEKLEQKSKK; this is encoded by the coding sequence ATGGATAACGTGCTCGGTAAACGATTAAGGTTGCAGCGAGAAAAGTACCAATTAACTCAAAAAAAAGCGGCTGCTATCTTTGGCCTAACCAATTTCCAACTTTCTCGGTATGAGAGTGGTCAATCAAATCCAGATCCTGATATAATTGCTAAGTTTGCAGAATACTACGACGTCTCGACTGACTACCTTTTAGGGCGCACCAATATACCTACTAATGAAAGTTACGATCCCCTTGAGGACTTGAAACAATACATGATTGATAACCAGTTAGAAGACATGGATCTCGGCTTTTATGACATTGATCAAATGAAAAAGCTAAATCGGGACCAAATCCAAGAGCTAAAAGACCATTTCGATTGGGTAGTGGCTAAAGCTGAGAAGCTAGAGCAGAAGTCAAAAAAATAA
- a CDS encoding thiamine phosphate synthase, with the protein MKRTFVNNELHVISNGKMSLSQFVEEVTLIEPYVDYFHLREKTASAKALCRCIDHLLQEGILIDKIIVNDRVDVAVTMQVKRVQLNYQSIATKNVKRTFPELHVGKSVHSLSEAIKEEEDGADSIMFGHIYDSPSKSGVLPRGLTSLQAITEEVTIPVITIGGMRPDNIKRMFTMGATGVAVMSGIWESRDLLSTVKDYRGRMTHASTD; encoded by the coding sequence ATGAAGAGAACATTTGTCAACAATGAGCTTCATGTGATCTCAAATGGGAAGATGTCATTATCACAGTTTGTGGAAGAAGTAACCTTAATTGAGCCGTATGTTGATTACTTTCATTTAAGAGAAAAGACTGCATCAGCGAAGGCGCTTTGTCGTTGCATTGATCATCTGCTCCAAGAAGGTATCTTAATAGACAAGATTATTGTAAATGATCGTGTTGATGTGGCTGTGACAATGCAAGTAAAAAGAGTACAGCTTAATTATCAAAGTATTGCTACTAAAAATGTCAAGCGAACATTTCCAGAGCTACATGTAGGGAAATCGGTTCATTCATTAAGTGAAGCGATAAAAGAGGAGGAAGATGGTGCAGATAGCATAATGTTTGGTCACATTTATGACTCCCCGTCCAAAAGCGGTGTCTTACCTCGGGGGCTGACCTCCTTACAGGCGATAACGGAAGAAGTGACCATTCCAGTTATTACTATTGGTGGCATGAGACCAGATAATATAAAAAGGATGTTTACAATGGGGGCAACAGGCGTCGCAGTCATGTCAGGGATATGGGAGAGTCGTGATTTGCTTTCAACTGTCAAAGATTATAGAGGGAGGATGACACATGCAAGTACAGATTAA
- the thiS gene encoding sulfur carrier protein ThiS, giving the protein MQVQINGKKEELPRAMTAEELLHYLKLSDKQVVIELNRSILATHERETTVISEQDVIEIVQFVGGG; this is encoded by the coding sequence ATGCAAGTACAGATTAATGGGAAAAAAGAAGAACTGCCACGAGCCATGACAGCGGAAGAACTACTTCATTATCTCAAATTGAGTGATAAACAAGTTGTCATTGAACTAAACCGTTCAATTTTGGCAACACATGAACGAGAGACGACAGTCATTTCGGAGCAAGATGTAATAGAGATTGTGCAATTCGTTGGGGGCGGTTAA
- a CDS encoding S9 family peptidase, whose product MTKKRPITPFDLRNMNVLSEPQFSPQGDKVAFIRQYITENDEYISHLFMQDTSLGVAKQWTFGNGTVLNPRFSPDGKWLVYVAIHEKNQQPQLYLMAVDGGEGKCITNLAGGATQPVWSPDSSKILFVTKFEKGRATVKGEAPLRDEKPQPLVVDNIKYKSDADGFFDHKYKQLALYNMVDETVHFLTDDNVHHEPGHWSPDSQLITYTSNKNGEEYLLSDVYVLDIATSKHRCLTNGIGLFKHGNFSPDGQYVACIGHERDYAGATQSKLWLIELASLHRICLTADWDAHIGDVAIGDLSSGHPSIGPLWSEDNTCLYVLSSAAGNTNLFQVSLNKEIKQITTGEHHMYAFHIHEKTNQAVAAISSPTNPGELYLINLTAGDMASFTTMNKPLLDSVYLQEPEEIVCKSRDGLAVQGWLLKPYNYKEGESYPGILQIHGGPHAMYANTFFHEFQLLAAEGYTVFYCNPRGSHGYGQAFVNACRGDYGGMDYEDIMAFTDTILANYPWIDKERLGVTGGSYGGFMTNWITSHTHRFKAAATLRCISNWISFYGVSDIGYFFTEWEIGADFLDDPDKLWNHSPLKYVNNIETPLLIMHGELDYRCPIDQAEQLFISLKQRGKETRFVRFPEANHELSRSGPPHLRLARLEELTNWFNQHLK is encoded by the coding sequence ATGACTAAAAAAAGACCTATCACTCCCTTTGATTTGCGAAATATGAATGTGTTAAGTGAACCTCAATTTTCCCCTCAAGGTGACAAAGTTGCGTTTATTCGGCAATATATCACCGAAAATGATGAGTATATTTCTCACTTATTTATGCAGGATACTTCTCTAGGAGTGGCTAAGCAATGGACGTTTGGCAATGGCACTGTATTAAATCCACGTTTTTCTCCGGACGGTAAATGGCTCGTATATGTCGCTATCCATGAAAAAAATCAACAGCCTCAACTCTATTTAATGGCTGTTGACGGCGGCGAAGGTAAATGTATTACAAACCTTGCAGGTGGTGCCACGCAACCTGTATGGTCACCTGATTCTTCAAAAATTTTATTTGTTACAAAATTTGAAAAAGGCCGTGCAACGGTTAAGGGAGAGGCTCCTTTACGTGATGAAAAGCCTCAGCCTCTCGTTGTGGACAATATTAAATATAAGTCGGATGCTGACGGTTTTTTCGATCATAAATATAAACAGTTAGCTCTTTATAATATGGTAGATGAAACGGTTCATTTCTTAACAGATGACAATGTTCATCACGAACCCGGTCACTGGTCTCCAGACAGCCAATTGATCACGTATACCTCTAATAAAAACGGAGAAGAGTATCTTTTATCAGATGTTTATGTGCTAGATATTGCCACGTCGAAGCACCGCTGTCTTACTAATGGAATCGGATTGTTTAAGCACGGCAACTTCTCTCCTGACGGTCAGTATGTCGCTTGTATCGGACACGAAAGAGACTATGCAGGAGCTACTCAATCAAAACTATGGCTTATTGAACTTGCATCATTACATCGCATATGTCTCACCGCTGATTGGGATGCCCATATTGGTGATGTAGCTATCGGTGATCTCAGCTCTGGGCATCCTTCTATTGGCCCTCTATGGTCAGAAGATAATACATGTCTTTACGTGCTATCAAGTGCAGCAGGAAATACGAATTTATTTCAAGTTTCCTTAAATAAGGAAATTAAGCAGATAACGACTGGCGAACACCACATGTATGCCTTTCATATCCATGAAAAAACAAATCAAGCTGTAGCTGCCATCAGTTCACCTACCAATCCCGGTGAATTATATCTTATAAACTTAACTGCTGGTGACATGGCCTCTTTTACAACGATGAATAAACCATTATTAGATTCGGTTTATTTACAAGAACCTGAAGAAATAGTGTGTAAAAGTCGTGATGGTTTGGCTGTTCAAGGATGGTTATTAAAGCCATATAACTATAAAGAAGGCGAAAGCTATCCAGGGATTCTTCAGATACACGGGGGTCCTCATGCTATGTATGCTAATACTTTTTTTCATGAATTTCAGCTTCTAGCAGCCGAAGGTTATACCGTTTTCTATTGCAATCCCCGTGGAAGTCACGGTTATGGGCAAGCTTTCGTCAATGCTTGCCGCGGGGACTATGGGGGCATGGATTATGAGGATATAATGGCTTTTACTGATACTATTCTTGCAAACTATCCTTGGATAGATAAAGAGCGTCTTGGGGTGACAGGTGGTAGCTACGGTGGCTTTATGACAAACTGGATAACGAGTCATACTCACCGCTTTAAAGCTGCTGCTACCCTCCGATGCATTTCTAATTGGATCAGTTTCTATGGAGTTAGTGACATAGGTTATTTTTTCACTGAGTGGGAAATTGGCGCTGACTTTCTAGATGATCCTGATAAACTGTGGAATCATTCACCACTAAAATATGTCAATAATATTGAAACACCCCTGTTAATTATGCATGGTGAACTTGATTATCGCTGTCCAATCGATCAAGCAGAGCAATTATTCATATCATTAAAGCAACGTGGGAAGGAAACGCGGTTTGTAAGATTCCCTGAGGCCAATCATGAATTATCTCGGAGTGGGCCCCCCCATTTGCGATTAGCACGACTAGAGGAGCTTACGAATTGGTTCAACCAACATTTAAAATAA